The Ipomoea triloba cultivar NCNSP0323 chromosome 4, ASM357664v1 DNA segment CATTTTCACCTGTCAAAACCGACGGCTGCTGGTTATTTAGACCAGGCCACTGTCTGGGAGCAATTCCGGGCTGAGAACTCGACAGGGAGGCCCTTTGATGTGTCCCACACCGAGAGTGTAGGGCTCAGGTACACCAGATCAAGAAACCTGAGCAACCTTGCTGTTAGCTGGCATGGAATTGCATATGAATCAATACATTCCGATATCATACAGGAGCTTTTAAGAGCTCCAGAGCAGTCTCAGTCAATTGCCTTGACTGAGAGAGTGAAAAAAGTTGTGGAAGAGGTCAAGTTTTTCAAGCACTATGCTCACCATGTGGCCACCAGTGACCATGCAGGTGAAGTGCTCAAGAGGATCTACATGATACCCGAAGAACGCGTTCATGTCATCCTCAATGGAGTAGACGAGCACGTCTTTATACCAGATGCTGCAAAGGGTATAGAATTCAAGCTAAAATTTGGCATTCGGGAATCTAAGTCACTGGTTCTGGGATTAGCGGGCAGATTGGTGAAGGATAAAGGGCACCCTTTGATGTTTGAAGCTCTAAGGCAGATATTCATGGAGAATTCCACATTCAGAGACAGTGTTCTTGTTCTGGTTGCAGGTAATGGTCCATGGGGCGCTAGATATAAAGAATTAGGATCAAATTTACTGGTTTTGGGGCCATTGGAACAGGCTGAATTGGCAGGGTTTTATAATGCAATAGACATATTTGTGAATCCAACTCTCAGAGCTCAAGGACTGGATCATACTCTCCTGGAGGCTATCCTTACTGGTAAGCCATTAATGGCTACTAACCTACCAAGCATAACACAGTCTATAATTTTCAGCAAAGAGATGGGGTACACGTTTTCGCCCACAGTGGAAGCACTGAAGAAAGCTCTGTATCGAGTTTGGGAAGATGGGAGGGAAGTTCTTAAGCAAAAAGGGAATTTGGCTAGGGAGAGGGGTTTGAAGCTTTTTACTGCAACAAAAATGGCAGCAGCCTATGAAAGCCTGTTCTTTTGTATCTATAATAATGATTACTGTATGTACAAACCTCAGATTAGTTGAATACAATGTTTTTAGAAGCCACAAATTTCGAAGGGATTTACACAGAGACACACACACAGTCACATACCACATAAGAGATAACAAAAGGACATGCATTCAACAAAAACAAACTCTTTTTCTCAGAGTCGATATAATTTTAAGA contains these protein-coding regions:
- the LOC116016830 gene encoding uncharacterized protein LOC116016830 — encoded protein: MPPQTSTTLIHIMALDGIVNVNSIFTIALFIGLTSTPSDHSYTLVSTSTCAATAATAQRLVSRHVYSFSSFLFSSLVALGLKQAIRIADHDHILNCHAVLHGAGRVDLRMLRVGILGSALGSVFGCVFLTLALVDWVQIKLGVLGCWGYYTLAAAIPLEPPHRQLKIALFVKKWPDKHRAGGLERHALTLHLALAKRGHELHIFTSNSSSFPVYPALANLHFHLSKPTAAGYLDQATVWEQFRAENSTGRPFDVSHTESVGLRYTRSRNLSNLAVSWHGIAYESIHSDIIQELLRAPEQSQSIALTERVKKVVEEVKFFKHYAHHVATSDHAGEVLKRIYMIPEERVHVILNGVDEHVFIPDAAKGIEFKLKFGIRESKSLVLGLAGRLVKDKGHPLMFEALRQIFMENSTFRDSVLVLVAGNGPWGARYKELGSNLLVLGPLEQAELAGFYNAIDIFVNPTLRAQGLDHTLLEAILTGKPLMATNLPSITQSIIFSKEMGYTFSPTVEALKKALYRVWEDGREVLKQKGNLARERGLKLFTATKMAAAYESLFFCIYNNDYCMYKPQIS